A genomic stretch from Anaerolinea thermophila UNI-1 includes:
- a CDS encoding lysylphosphatidylglycerol synthase transmembrane domain-containing protein — protein MVDLSPRWRNILKAGFIVLSLGLVGLGMYTLKDGLKGVSLSGLTTLWARLPAEFWGIWIGLNLVVILVWAWRWGVILQPLGIQASLKNRVFARLAGFGWSYFTPGPQVGGEPVQVYLISRYARVPLPLAATSVYLERVVDGLTNFAVLLLGVMAMLFLDVEWMGGIRWFGVVTGGLLIIPALHLMLLKKGRLPLTAAVMAFSGKRGTFGKKVLLQVSLAESYLSNFAQQHFFALVKSFLLSIFAWLLSVLEFSWLLSGLSESLSPLQVLCFLVLARLSFLLPIPAATGVFESAMVFAAVSLGLSPLSGIALGLTVRLRDVLLALIGVFISGRGAMTRWFDSQDLKREVVE, from the coding sequence ATGGTTGATTTATCACCGCGCTGGCGAAACATCCTGAAAGCAGGATTCATTGTCCTCAGCCTTGGACTGGTGGGCTTGGGAATGTATACCCTTAAGGATGGCCTTAAGGGCGTCTCCCTTAGCGGATTGACAACTCTTTGGGCACGTCTTCCAGCAGAATTCTGGGGAATTTGGATTGGGCTAAATCTGGTGGTGATTCTCGTATGGGCATGGCGCTGGGGCGTGATTCTCCAGCCGTTGGGTATCCAGGCTTCTCTCAAGAATCGTGTGTTTGCCCGCCTCGCTGGTTTTGGCTGGAGTTACTTCACCCCTGGTCCCCAGGTGGGAGGTGAACCGGTACAGGTTTATCTGATTTCAAGATACGCCAGAGTCCCTTTACCACTTGCGGCGACTTCAGTTTATTTGGAGCGGGTAGTGGATGGATTGACAAACTTTGCTGTCCTTTTATTGGGTGTGATGGCGATGTTATTTCTGGATGTGGAATGGATGGGCGGGATTCGCTGGTTCGGTGTGGTGACGGGAGGATTGTTGATTATCCCTGCCCTGCATTTGATGCTGTTGAAGAAGGGAAGATTGCCGTTGACCGCCGCGGTTATGGCATTTTCTGGAAAAAGGGGGACGTTTGGGAAAAAGGTTCTCCTTCAGGTGTCCCTGGCAGAATCGTATTTGAGCAATTTTGCCCAGCAGCACTTCTTTGCGCTGGTCAAATCCTTTCTTCTTTCCATCTTTGCCTGGTTGCTCTCAGTGCTGGAGTTTTCCTGGTTACTCAGTGGCTTGAGCGAATCGCTTTCTCCTCTCCAGGTGCTCTGTTTTCTGGTGCTGGCACGTCTTTCTTTTCTTCTCCCCATCCCTGCCGCTACGGGGGTGTTTGAATCGGCAATGGTATTTGCCGCTGTTTCCCTTGGATTGTCGCCGCTGAGTGGGATTGCCCTGGGATTAACCGTTCGCCTTCGCGATGTCCTGCTTGCGCTAATCGGGGTATTCATCTCCGGTAGAGGTGCCATGACCAGATGGTTCGATTCTCAAGATTTGAAACGGGAGGTAGTGGAATGA
- a CDS encoding CDP-alcohol phosphatidyltransferase family protein, whose amino-acid sequence MIFQGRSILENVRSQGLDLIVLGVTYLGLWGAGIWMLSSLSTGEEWIAWAVSSLAFLGYAFGYLVYHLELNVPPGGDTRYPDLGWANRITMWRAGLLGGLFGLIFLISLQETVRWLAGVLYSLVALLDFVDGWVARRTHRSSRLGETLDMHWDSLGVLIASVLLVRMGQVSPLFVLVGLARFLYVAVIQWRERRGLPLAPLPSNPYRRFMAGIQMGLIAVLLFPVFSPPATTIAAWLWMIPFLTAFLRDGLYVSTAMDEQTDPLLRWGVLASLTRVGPWLFRLLTLISGIGLLFAFPDTPYLFWARTTLAGLGLMVLLGLMGRVTGIAWMMIAGFVLSFSSNHPVAWGALVGGFGLLMLGTGRLSVWSPEEWLIYHRAGETS is encoded by the coding sequence ATGATTTTTCAGGGGCGTTCCATCCTCGAAAACGTGCGTTCGCAGGGGCTTGACCTGATTGTGCTGGGAGTCACATATCTGGGGTTGTGGGGTGCAGGAATCTGGATGTTGTCCAGCCTCTCTACTGGAGAAGAGTGGATTGCCTGGGCAGTCTCTTCGCTGGCATTTCTGGGATATGCGTTCGGTTACCTGGTCTATCACCTGGAGCTTAATGTCCCCCCAGGGGGTGATACCCGTTACCCCGATCTAGGGTGGGCGAATCGCATCACCATGTGGCGCGCTGGTTTGCTTGGCGGGTTGTTCGGGTTGATTTTTCTCATCTCTTTGCAGGAAACTGTCCGTTGGCTGGCTGGGGTTCTGTATTCCCTGGTGGCTCTTCTGGATTTTGTGGATGGCTGGGTCGCGCGCCGGACACATCGTTCCAGCAGATTGGGCGAAACGCTGGACATGCACTGGGATAGTTTGGGTGTGCTCATTGCTTCTGTTCTGCTGGTGCGTATGGGCCAGGTTTCCCCCCTGTTCGTTCTTGTAGGGCTTGCACGCTTTCTATACGTAGCAGTTATTCAGTGGCGTGAGCGCCGGGGATTACCGCTTGCACCGCTTCCCTCCAACCCATACCGCCGCTTCATGGCGGGGATACAAATGGGATTGATTGCCGTACTCCTCTTTCCCGTATTTTCTCCTCCAGCCACAACCATAGCCGCATGGTTATGGATGATTCCTTTCCTGACAGCCTTCCTGCGAGATGGATTGTACGTCAGCACGGCGATGGATGAACAAACAGATCCTCTGTTGCGCTGGGGTGTTCTGGCATCTCTTACGCGTGTTGGACCCTGGTTGTTCCGTCTCTTGACCTTGATTTCGGGTATTGGTCTTCTGTTTGCTTTTCCTGACACCCCCTATCTGTTTTGGGCGAGAACGACTCTGGCAGGATTAGGGTTAATGGTTCTCCTGGGACTCATGGGAAGAGTTACCGGTATAGCCTGGATGATGATAGCAGGGTTTGTACTTTCCTTCTCCTCAAATCATCCAGTCGCCTGGGGAGCGCTGGTGGGCGGGTTTGGATTACTGATGTTGGGCACGGGCAGATTATCGGTATGGAGTCCGGAAGAATGGTTGATTTATCACCGCGCTGGCGAAACATCCTGA
- the gpmA gene encoding 2,3-diphosphoglycerate-dependent phosphoglycerate mutase: protein MIKLVLLRHGQSTWNLENRFTGWTDVDLSEQGIQEAHEAGRLLREAGYTFDIAFTSVLKRAIRTLWIALDELDQMYIPIENAWQLNERHYGALQGLNKAEMAEKYGKEQVHLWRRSYNVPPPPLDWDDPRHPRFDPRYAKVDPALLPACESLELTLKRVMPYWESEIVPRLKAGEKVLIAAHGNSLRALVKHLDNMSDEDIVELNIPTGIPLVYELDDNLKPITHYYLGDPEKAKAAAEAVAKQAEKK, encoded by the coding sequence ATGATTAAACTCGTTTTACTGCGCCACGGACAAAGTACGTGGAACCTTGAAAACCGCTTTACCGGATGGACAGATGTGGACCTGTCCGAACAGGGTATCCAGGAAGCCCATGAAGCCGGGCGTCTTTTGCGGGAAGCCGGTTATACCTTCGATATTGCCTTCACCTCGGTTCTGAAACGCGCCATCCGCACCCTGTGGATTGCTCTTGATGAATTGGATCAAATGTACATTCCCATCGAGAATGCCTGGCAATTGAACGAACGACATTATGGCGCTCTGCAAGGGCTGAACAAAGCCGAAATGGCTGAGAAGTACGGCAAGGAACAGGTGCACCTCTGGCGCCGCAGTTATAACGTACCCCCACCGCCCCTGGATTGGGATGATCCTCGCCACCCACGCTTTGACCCACGCTACGCCAAAGTGGATCCGGCTCTTTTACCCGCCTGCGAATCGCTGGAACTAACCCTGAAGCGTGTTATGCCCTACTGGGAAAGTGAAATTGTCCCGCGCCTTAAAGCCGGAGAAAAAGTGCTCATTGCCGCTCATGGCAACAGCCTGCGCGCTCTGGTCAAACATCTGGATAATATGTCCGATGAGGACATTGTGGAACTGAACATTCCCACCGGCATCCCGCTGGTGTACGAACTGGATGACAACCTGAAACCCATCACCCACTACTATCTGGGCGATCCAGAAAAAGCCAAGGCCGCCGCTGAAGCCGTTGCCAAGCAAGCCGAGAAGAAATAA
- a CDS encoding glycosyltransferase produces MLDGILRTHQISTLIFAFLVFLIAWLNGVMTRRLEKYPRAKTFPFVSILIPARNEARNLEACLNGLLNQDYPAYEVLVLDDHSSDATPQILAQFSARDSRLRVLQGLDIPDGWLGKHWACHQLAQVAQGEWLLFADADTVFHPQTVSDAVAAVEEEQADFLTAVPHEQMVTLGERLLVPYFLISALSFIPVFLSRWIKLPVFTFTIGQFIFVRAQAYRLIGGHQAVRDNAVDDLALGKRAVAMGLRWRIVDGRNRITCRMYYGFREAWQGFSKNMFAAFGYNVAVYLFIWLWSAVLFLEPLVVLIGAGLGWSSPYFRVDLALLHWMVVLFIWGLAYSRLRMPVGWALLYPVVFLLALIVAGNSFWLTLRGQAEWKGRKVLRPKIRWI; encoded by the coding sequence ATGCTGGATGGGATTCTGCGGACGCATCAGATATCAACCCTGATTTTTGCCTTTCTGGTGTTTCTGATTGCCTGGCTTAATGGAGTGATGACCCGACGCCTGGAAAAGTATCCGCGGGCAAAAACATTCCCATTTGTTTCCATTCTCATCCCCGCAAGGAATGAGGCGCGTAACCTGGAAGCCTGCCTGAATGGGTTGTTAAACCAGGATTATCCGGCGTATGAAGTACTGGTGCTGGATGACCATTCCAGCGATGCCACGCCCCAGATTCTGGCGCAGTTTTCTGCCCGGGATTCCCGCCTTCGCGTCCTTCAGGGCTTGGACATTCCTGATGGCTGGCTTGGGAAGCACTGGGCTTGTCATCAACTGGCGCAGGTGGCACAGGGCGAGTGGTTGTTATTCGCCGATGCAGATACGGTATTTCATCCTCAAACGGTGAGCGATGCGGTAGCGGCAGTAGAGGAAGAACAAGCCGATTTCCTCACCGCTGTACCTCACGAACAAATGGTGACTTTGGGGGAACGTCTGCTGGTTCCGTATTTCCTGATCTCTGCGCTGTCTTTTATCCCCGTGTTTCTTTCCCGCTGGATTAAATTACCGGTATTCACGTTTACCATTGGACAGTTTATTTTTGTTCGAGCGCAGGCGTACCGGCTAATCGGTGGGCATCAAGCCGTTCGAGATAATGCGGTGGATGACCTGGCTTTAGGAAAACGTGCCGTAGCCATGGGATTGCGCTGGCGTATTGTCGATGGACGTAACCGCATTACCTGCCGCATGTATTACGGCTTTCGTGAGGCATGGCAGGGATTCTCCAAGAATATGTTTGCGGCTTTTGGGTATAATGTGGCTGTGTACCTGTTCATCTGGCTCTGGTCGGCGGTGTTGTTCCTGGAACCGCTGGTGGTGTTGATTGGGGCTGGCTTGGGCTGGAGTTCGCCTTATTTCCGTGTGGATCTGGCACTTTTACATTGGATGGTGGTGCTGTTTATCTGGGGACTGGCATATTCCCGCCTGCGTATGCCAGTGGGGTGGGCGTTGCTCTATCCAGTGGTCTTTTTGCTTGCTTTGATTGTTGCCGGAAACTCTTTCTGGTTAACCCTGCGAGGACAGGCTGAATGGAAAGGGCGGAAGGTACTTCGTCCTAAAATTCGTTGGATCTAG
- the jag gene encoding RNA-binding cell elongation regulator Jag/EloR — MNQEQQRTTLEVIAPTVEEAIQKGLEQLNLSADAVDVEVLDSGSRGLFGIGSRQARVRLVVRASQPSEEKPASVIEEDVPNHEEIIWISEKVVSDLLERMRIKARVKASIRPPSSKDEEETVLVNIEGEDLSILIGRRSETLNALQYIASLIVGRRLNRWTPMIIDVQGYRQRRERQLRMLARRMADQAVHTGRRQVLEPMPPNERRVIHLELRDHPLVITESIGEDPHRKVTITPKRR, encoded by the coding sequence ATGAACCAGGAACAACAACGAACGACATTGGAAGTCATTGCTCCCACGGTTGAAGAAGCCATTCAAAAAGGACTGGAACAACTGAATCTCAGCGCCGATGCTGTAGATGTGGAAGTGCTGGATTCGGGTAGTCGTGGTTTGTTTGGCATTGGCAGCCGACAGGCACGCGTGCGTCTGGTTGTCAGGGCATCACAACCTTCTGAGGAAAAGCCCGCTTCCGTGATTGAAGAGGATGTGCCCAATCACGAGGAAATTATCTGGATTTCAGAAAAGGTGGTCAGCGACCTGCTTGAGCGCATGCGTATTAAGGCGCGTGTCAAAGCCAGTATTCGACCGCCATCTTCAAAGGATGAAGAGGAAACGGTGCTGGTCAACATTGAAGGCGAAGATCTGAGCATTTTAATTGGCAGACGCTCTGAGACGCTCAATGCTCTCCAGTATATTGCCAGTTTAATTGTCGGCAGGCGCTTGAACCGCTGGACACCGATGATTATTGATGTGCAGGGCTACCGTCAGCGCCGCGAACGCCAACTGCGCATGCTGGCGCGCCGTATGGCAGATCAGGCTGTGCATACGGGGCGCCGTCAGGTTCTGGAACCCATGCCACCCAACGAGCGCCGTGTGATTCATCTGGAATTGCGCGATCATCCGCTGGTGATTACAGAAAGCATTGGCGAAGATCCTCACCGCAAGGTGACCATTACCCCCAAGCGCCGTTAA
- a CDS encoding DUF7475 family protein, producing the protein MVRFSRFETGGSGMMNSKMVTRILLSMAVLITAVIHLYLGMVYDAFIFILNGIGFLGLWGLFLLPMAFLRPYRRWVGFVLMGYSAITILLWAVLNGELDVASISAKLAELVIIVTVWLDLQRVEQK; encoded by the coding sequence ATGGTTCGATTCTCAAGATTTGAAACGGGAGGTAGTGGAATGATGAACTCAAAAATGGTTACTCGGATACTTCTTTCCATGGCTGTATTGATAACCGCTGTGATTCATCTTTACCTGGGTATGGTTTATGATGCGTTCATTTTCATCCTCAACGGGATAGGTTTTCTCGGGTTATGGGGGCTATTTTTACTGCCTATGGCATTTTTACGTCCTTACCGGCGATGGGTAGGCTTTGTTTTGATGGGGTACAGTGCAATAACCATTCTGCTCTGGGCAGTATTGAACGGTGAACTGGATGTTGCCAGCATCAGCGCCAAACTGGCGGAACTGGTGATTATCGTCACGGTGTGGCTGGATCTGCAAAGAGTTGAGCAGAAATAA
- a CDS encoding pyrimidine-nucleoside phosphorylase: MRAVDIIIKKRDKGVLTREEIDFFVEGFTRGDIPDYQAAAFAMAVMLNGMNAEETTYLTLAMARSGEVLDLTGVVDFVVDKHSTGGVGDKTTLVVEPAVATCGLPVGKMSGRGLGFTGGTLDKLESIPGYRTDLSTEEFIQQLKEIGLVLTGQSKDLSPADGKLYALRDVTGTVPSIPLIASSVMSKKIAGGAHAIVLDVKVGLGAFMETLESARELSRLMVDIGRLSGRKVVALLSDMNQPLGQAVGNALELKEAIDTLHGGGPEDFREHCLVVASHMLKVGGKAASLEEARQMVERVIAEGKAWEKFRQLVAAQGGDVSYVDHPEKLPAAPVVYPVLAQHSGYLAQVHARMVGETAVVLGAGRSKKEDPIDHGVGIIVHVKVGDRVEKGQPLFTVHARTEADARMAEARLLDALTWSEHSVSPLPLFYGVIE; the protein is encoded by the coding sequence ATGCGAGCAGTTGATATCATCATTAAGAAGCGCGATAAAGGGGTGCTGACCAGAGAAGAAATTGATTTCTTTGTGGAAGGTTTCACCCGCGGTGATATTCCCGACTATCAGGCAGCCGCATTTGCTATGGCGGTGATGCTCAACGGCATGAATGCTGAAGAGACCACTTACCTCACGCTTGCCATGGCTCGCTCTGGTGAGGTGCTGGACCTTACCGGCGTGGTGGATTTTGTGGTGGATAAGCATTCCACTGGTGGGGTTGGGGATAAAACCACGCTGGTTGTCGAGCCTGCGGTAGCCACTTGTGGGTTGCCGGTAGGCAAGATGTCCGGACGCGGGCTGGGATTCACCGGCGGTACGCTGGATAAACTGGAGTCCATTCCCGGTTACCGTACCGACCTCTCCACTGAAGAGTTTATCCAGCAGTTGAAAGAAATTGGTTTGGTGCTGACCGGTCAGAGTAAGGACCTGTCGCCGGCCGATGGAAAACTCTATGCCCTGCGCGATGTAACCGGCACTGTGCCTTCCATTCCATTGATTGCCTCTTCGGTGATGAGCAAGAAGATTGCCGGTGGAGCCCATGCCATTGTCCTGGATGTCAAGGTGGGCTTGGGAGCGTTCATGGAAACGCTGGAAAGCGCTCGGGAACTCTCGCGGCTGATGGTGGACATTGGACGCCTGAGCGGTCGCAAGGTAGTGGCATTGCTTTCGGACATGAATCAGCCTTTAGGGCAAGCCGTGGGGAACGCCCTGGAACTCAAGGAAGCCATCGATACCCTGCACGGTGGTGGTCCGGAAGATTTCCGTGAGCACTGCCTGGTAGTTGCCAGCCATATGCTGAAGGTGGGCGGCAAAGCCGCTTCGCTGGAAGAAGCCCGTCAAATGGTGGAGCGGGTGATTGCGGAAGGAAAGGCATGGGAAAAATTCCGCCAACTGGTGGCTGCGCAGGGTGGAGATGTCAGTTATGTGGATCATCCTGAGAAACTTCCCGCTGCTCCGGTTGTGTACCCGGTTCTGGCGCAACACAGTGGTTACCTCGCACAGGTGCATGCCCGCATGGTAGGGGAGACAGCCGTTGTTCTGGGGGCAGGACGATCGAAGAAGGAAGACCCCATTGATCATGGTGTGGGTATCATTGTCCACGTTAAGGTGGGGGATAGGGTCGAAAAGGGCCAGCCCCTGTTTACTGTGCATGCCCGCACCGAAGCAGATGCCCGTATGGCAGAAGCCCGTTTGCTGGATGCGTTGACGTGGAGCGAGCACTCTGTGTCGCCCTTACCGCTCTTCTACGGGGTGATTGAATAA
- a CDS encoding GGDEF domain-containing protein, whose product MFSRSSSENSFPDDFQSLHEQWNRRRRLFYLLGSLAGIPSIVVVWLQHRLDNPFIAVTYPVLILSGILWSLALLWKRIPLHWVEKIVLFSISALFLGKLIYLLFFFGDLETAWKEVEAVYWVMALIFILSYIAMERKWALLFNLLVLAVTVGVGIFRFWGIAEPLLVEYIRLEARIATTSFLLFILARTKDEFIRTLTTAHAMHQMAYTDPLTFLPNRRWLTQTLEQRLSRKKRFTLILVDIDHFKQINDTFGHDTGDAVLREVSDCLHHQIRAGDVIGRWGGEEFLILASEEEAQSALQLAQRLRKALENFKLEVNLSVTASFGVTLSQEDDTIFSLLKRADLALYRAKSNGRNCVEWETV is encoded by the coding sequence ATGTTCTCCCGTTCTTCTTCAGAAAATTCCTTCCCCGATGATTTTCAGAGCCTTCACGAGCAGTGGAATCGCCGTCGAAGGCTCTTTTACCTTTTAGGCTCTCTGGCTGGCATCCCTTCCATTGTGGTGGTTTGGCTTCAACATCGCCTGGATAATCCTTTCATTGCTGTGACCTATCCCGTGCTTATTCTCTCGGGAATCTTGTGGAGCCTTGCTCTACTCTGGAAGCGCATTCCATTGCACTGGGTGGAGAAAATTGTACTCTTCTCGATCAGTGCACTTTTTCTGGGCAAATTGATTTATCTGCTGTTCTTTTTCGGCGATCTTGAAACTGCCTGGAAAGAAGTAGAAGCCGTCTATTGGGTGATGGCTCTGATTTTTATCCTGAGTTACATTGCCATGGAGCGCAAATGGGCGCTTCTTTTCAACCTGCTCGTGCTGGCAGTGACCGTGGGAGTCGGGATCTTCCGATTCTGGGGCATAGCGGAACCACTTCTCGTGGAGTACATTCGGCTGGAAGCACGCATTGCCACAACCTCATTCCTGTTGTTCATCCTCGCGCGAACCAAAGATGAATTCATCCGCACGTTGACAACCGCCCATGCTATGCATCAGATGGCATATACCGACCCCCTGACTTTTCTGCCTAATCGCCGATGGCTGACCCAAACGCTCGAACAACGTCTTTCCCGAAAGAAACGCTTCACCTTAATACTTGTAGATATTGACCATTTTAAGCAAATTAATGATACCTTTGGGCATGATACGGGCGATGCTGTTTTGCGCGAGGTCAGTGATTGTTTGCATCACCAGATTCGCGCGGGAGATGTGATTGGACGATGGGGTGGGGAGGAATTTCTTATCCTGGCTTCTGAAGAGGAGGCACAGTCGGCATTGCAATTAGCCCAGCGTCTCCGGAAGGCCCTGGAAAACTTCAAACTGGAAGTCAATCTGTCTGTAACGGCATCCTTTGGGGTTACCCTGAGCCAGGAGGACGATACTATTTTTTCCCTGCTCAAACGGGCTGATCTGGCTTTGTACCGTGCCAAGAGCAATGGGAGAAATTGTGTGGAATGGGAAACCGTATAG
- the ileS gene encoding isoleucine--tRNA ligase, protein MFKPVSPRVNVPVMEEGVLRFWKSHDIFHQSTQLREGAPEYVFFEGPPTANGKPGVHHVLARAFKDVFPRYKTMRGYHVIRRGGWDTHGLPVEIEVEKKLGFTNKQQIEDFGIARFNELCRESAFTYIQDWERLTERIAFWVDLEKAYITYTNDYIESVWWILKNFWDEGLIYRGYKVVPYCPRCGTPLSDHEVALGYDEATDPSVFVRMPLVDTPDTSLLVWTTTPWTLPANVAVAAHPEVDYVKVERALPEGGKEYLILAEPLLKAVFGEEEVRVVERFKGTALRGKRYKPLFTFIPPEKPAHRVVLAEFVTIEDGTGLVHIAPAFGAEDMNVALEEDLPIIHTVASDGTFIAEVRPWSGMFVKDADPLITRDLDARGLLFRAGTYTHTYPFCWRCSTPLLYYARPTWYIRTSQYRNRLVELNERINWYPSHIKNGRFGNWLENNIDWALGRERYWGTPLPVWECESCHHEHMVGSVKELSEMAGRDLSGLDLHRPHVDEVVLKCPECGGRMTRVPELIDVWFDSGSMPVAQWHYPFENQDIFKKQFPADFICEAVDQTRGWFYSLHAISTLLFDSECYKNVICLGLILDKNGQKMSKSRGNIVDPWDVIRQHGADAMRWYLYTATPPGQERRFSAELVGEVVSNFTLTLWNTYSFFVTYANLDGWKPEPGAQVQYNSLDRWLLSALHALVRDVTNALETYDVLGATRPIETFVDQLSNWYLRRSRRRFWKSGSDADKKAAYATLYEALVTLSKLLAPTMPFLAEELYQNLVRSVDENAPLSVHMSDWPSYDPARIDEELNREMALVMKLASLGHAARNKANRKVRQPLQEVAFAVGTADEQDIPLKYADLLEDELNVKQVRMLNAAGEAVSYSLNPLPKQLGQKYGNRFPAIRQALLALDAAQAAQKLLAGQSLPVEANGETYEILPEEVEVRMQARSGYAVASEGAYLAALTTELTPELIREGLAREFVRRVQDLRKNAGLDIADRIEVVYQASDGLAQAIEAFREYIMNETLTLSLNAGVVPAEMATTEDSFDGETVKIGLRKVAR, encoded by the coding sequence ATGTTTAAACCTGTTTCACCCAGAGTTAACGTACCTGTCATGGAGGAAGGGGTTTTGCGTTTCTGGAAGAGCCATGACATCTTCCATCAATCGACTCAATTACGGGAAGGCGCGCCTGAATATGTTTTCTTTGAAGGTCCTCCTACTGCCAACGGCAAACCGGGTGTCCATCATGTGCTGGCGCGGGCTTTCAAGGATGTTTTCCCCCGCTACAAGACCATGCGCGGTTATCATGTTATTCGCCGTGGCGGCTGGGATACACACGGCTTACCGGTGGAGATTGAAGTCGAAAAGAAACTCGGCTTCACCAACAAACAACAAATTGAAGATTTCGGTATTGCCCGCTTCAATGAACTGTGCCGCGAGTCGGCTTTTACCTACATTCAGGATTGGGAACGGCTGACCGAGCGCATTGCCTTCTGGGTGGATCTAGAAAAAGCCTATATTACCTATACCAATGACTATATTGAGTCGGTTTGGTGGATTCTGAAGAATTTCTGGGATGAAGGGCTGATTTACCGCGGTTATAAAGTCGTGCCTTACTGCCCGCGTTGTGGCACACCGCTTTCTGACCACGAAGTGGCATTGGGGTACGACGAAGCCACCGATCCGTCGGTATTTGTGCGAATGCCGCTGGTGGATACTCCCGACACCTCCCTGCTGGTATGGACCACCACGCCCTGGACCTTGCCTGCCAACGTAGCCGTTGCCGCTCACCCTGAAGTGGACTATGTGAAGGTGGAGCGTGCTTTACCGGAAGGTGGTAAAGAGTACCTCATCCTTGCTGAACCTTTGCTGAAAGCCGTCTTTGGCGAGGAAGAAGTGCGTGTGGTGGAGCGTTTCAAAGGCACTGCCCTGCGTGGAAAGCGTTATAAGCCGCTATTCACCTTCATCCCGCCGGAAAAGCCGGCTCATCGAGTGGTGCTGGCAGAATTTGTCACCATTGAAGACGGTACCGGCCTGGTGCATATCGCTCCCGCTTTTGGCGCTGAAGATATGAACGTAGCCCTGGAAGAGGATTTGCCCATCATCCACACGGTGGCATCAGACGGAACATTCATTGCCGAGGTGCGCCCATGGAGCGGTATGTTTGTCAAGGACGCCGACCCGCTTATCACCCGGGACCTGGATGCCCGCGGGTTACTTTTCCGCGCCGGCACTTATACTCACACCTATCCTTTCTGCTGGCGATGTTCGACTCCGTTGCTGTATTATGCTCGTCCGACCTGGTACATCCGCACCAGTCAGTACCGCAACCGCCTGGTGGAACTGAATGAGCGCATTAACTGGTATCCTTCCCATATCAAGAACGGACGTTTTGGGAACTGGCTGGAGAATAACATTGACTGGGCGCTGGGGCGTGAACGCTACTGGGGTACACCTTTGCCGGTGTGGGAGTGTGAATCCTGCCACCATGAACACATGGTGGGCTCGGTAAAGGAACTCTCCGAGATGGCAGGGCGGGATCTCTCCGGACTGGATTTGCACCGCCCGCATGTGGATGAAGTTGTTCTCAAATGCCCGGAGTGCGGTGGCAGAATGACCCGCGTGCCGGAATTGATTGATGTGTGGTTCGACTCCGGTTCGATGCCGGTGGCGCAGTGGCACTACCCCTTCGAAAATCAGGACATTTTCAAGAAACAGTTCCCCGCCGATTTCATCTGTGAAGCGGTGGATCAAACCCGCGGGTGGTTCTACTCACTGCATGCGATCAGTACGCTGTTATTCGATTCGGAGTGCTACAAGAATGTTATCTGTCTGGGGTTGATTCTTGACAAGAACGGACAGAAGATGAGCAAGTCTCGTGGCAATATCGTTGATCCATGGGATGTCATCCGCCAGCACGGCGCCGATGCGATGCGCTGGTATCTTTACACCGCAACTCCCCCTGGACAGGAACGCCGCTTCTCCGCCGAACTGGTGGGAGAGGTGGTCAGCAACTTCACCCTGACACTGTGGAATACTTACTCGTTCTTTGTCACCTACGCCAACCTGGATGGTTGGAAGCCCGAACCCGGTGCGCAGGTGCAGTATAACTCGCTCGATCGCTGGCTGCTTTCGGCGCTCCATGCGCTGGTGCGCGATGTGACCAACGCGTTGGAAACGTATGATGTGCTGGGGGCTACCCGTCCGATTGAAACCTTCGTGGATCAACTCTCCAACTGGTATCTGCGACGTTCCCGCCGCCGCTTCTGGAAGAGTGGTTCTGATGCCGATAAGAAAGCCGCTTATGCTACGCTTTACGAGGCCCTGGTCACGTTGAGCAAACTGCTTGCTCCAACCATGCCTTTCCTTGCCGAGGAACTCTATCAGAATCTGGTGCGTTCGGTAGACGAAAACGCTCCGCTTTCGGTGCACATGTCCGACTGGCCCTCGTATGACCCTGCTCGCATAGATGAAGAACTCAATCGCGAAATGGCGCTGGTGATGAAACTGGCGTCACTGGGACATGCCGCGCGCAACAAAGCCAACCGCAAGGTGCGCCAACCCTTGCAGGAAGTTGCCTTTGCCGTTGGTACTGCGGATGAGCAGGATATCCCGCTTAAGTATGCAGACTTACTGGAAGATGAGTTGAATGTCAAGCAGGTGCGCATGCTCAATGCCGCTGGAGAAGCCGTGTCGTACAGTCTGAATCCGCTTCCCAAGCAATTGGGGCAGAAATACGGCAACCGCTTCCCGGCCATCCGGCAGGCTTTGCTGGCGCTGGATGCTGCCCAGGCGGCACAGAAACTGCTTGCCGGGCAATCCTTGCCTGTTGAAGCCAATGGAGAAACTTACGAAATTCTCCCTGAAGAAGTGGAAGTGCGCATGCAGGCGCGCAGTGGCTACGCAGTGGCTTCCGAAGGGGCTTATCTGGCGGCGCTGACCACTGAACTCACCCCCGAGTTGATTCGTGAGGGGTTGGCGCGAGAATTTGTGCGCCGTGTTCAGGATTTGCGCAAAAACGCCGGCTTGGATATCGCCGACCGGATTGAAGTGGTCTATCAGGCATCGGATGGGCTGGCGCAAGCAATTGAAGCCTTCCGTGAGTACATCATGAACGAAACGCTCACGCTTTCGCTCAATGCTGGGGTTGTCCCGGCAGAGATGGCAACTACCGAAGATTCCTTTGACGGCGAGACGGTGAAAATCGGCTTGCGTAAAGTTGCCCGCTAA